One Channa argus isolate prfri chromosome 17, Channa argus male v1.0, whole genome shotgun sequence genomic window, ACGTCTGTACAATTCTTAACAAAGTCTGGTGACTCTTTGGGGAAGACGGAGCTCTTTTTAAGAACCACTAAGTCTAGATAAAAGACGCTCTGCCTCAATCAGTAAAATGCAGTTTATGCATTCAAATATCTCATTTATAATAGTATTTCAACTTTCCACATGATGAGACATATTGaccattttctcttttgttattcaatttgattcaattcaattaaattcaaatcactttatttttccTGGTGAGGCAATTTAAAAGGtagctcatttaaaaatcagtcaacagacacaaaatcaaCCCACACAATAGAGTAGTTTATAAGGTGCTTCtgataaaatgtgcattaattaaCTGTATGATATTACCTGTAAATGTATAGTTAGTTTTGGGTGCTAGATATTTCATACATGACTTTTACTCTTCTTCTTGTATTGTTGTAAAGTATTGGTATGACCAGAATTACAGACAGAGGTATTTCTCTGAGTATCCTGTCCACTATCACCCTATTGCTTGCTCAaggtgtatttgttttttatttgtttttctttacagtcCTGACCTCATCAGGTCAAGTTCCTTGAGACGGTGTTGTCGTGAATTGGTGCTCTATAAATAATACAGAATTCTACTGAATTAATACACGAGGATTTCTCACCATCAGTAATGAGGACCGAAGGACAATCTCCCCCAAACAACCCcacaaaaacattcaccttCCTCAGTGAAGCACCATCTGGGATTGCTCACATGACCTTGTATAACAATCTATTATGGCTTGCAAACATCTCTACTTATCTTTTTGCCACCTGTTACGTTTTTAATGAGAGCTGGCAAAAACACATGCTGCAGCTGTCATGGGTTCAATTAAGACCATGTTTTGGTTATAAAAAGGAGGTAACCAAGCCCATTCATCTCCAGTTTGACTTAAAGCAACATCGATGAACAACACAATGAGTTTACCTATGCTGTTTGTTCTGCTCTGCCTCTTGGTGCCATGGGGTTGTGTGGTTAGAGCAAATGAAGGAGGGGAAAGCCAACTGGTCAATTTCCTGGAGAACAAAATGCAAACTCTAGACCCCGATACCAGAGCTGACCAGTCAACTGAGCAGAAAAACACCACCCTAGACATTTGGATGGAGCTGAGGATGCTGAGGGACATGGTGGTGGAGCAAAAGGTGGAGATGAGGCACATGGAGGCCAGGTTAAAGGAGACAGAGATGCAGGCAGATGAGCAGAAGGTGGATCTCATCCTTACTAAAACCACCTTAGAAGAGCTGAAGAAAGATTCCACTGTCATCAAGGAGAGACTGAAAAACAGTGAGAAACAAGGAGAAGACCTGAAGAGGGAAAACACGGATCAGAAAGCACAAATTGAAATTCTCAGATCGAGGCTTGATGCCACTGAGAGGAAGATGGAAGAGTTGAAGGTTGATCTTAAAAACCAGGCTGTTAAACTTTTGTCCACCATGGCCAGAGTGGCAGCCAGTGAAAACGAGCTGCAACTCCTACAACCCAGGATAGATAACATGGAGGCTCAGAGCACAGTCCAAGAAGTTGAAGTGTCAGCTTTAAAAGAAAGGATGAACACCACTGAGAGCGCAGTGGATTTTCTAATGAAAGAGAACTCAAAGGTGGCATTTTATGCTGCATTGAAAGATTCAAAACATGTAGGACCTTACAATACTCCTACAGTCCTCAAGTTCAGCAAGATCTTCACCAATGTTGGTAAAGCCTACAGTCCAACCACTGGGTTCTTCACTGCACCAGTAAAAGGAGTGTGCTATTttagatttacagtatgtagtaACACAGCAGACAACAAACTCATGGCAGTGCAACTGTTTCATAATGGTAAATCTATAATGTTCAATGTGCTTGGTAGTATTGAAGATCATTTTAACTACATTTCAAATGCTGTTATTCTAGAGCTGAACATCGGTGATGAGTTACACATGGTTCTCCCAGAAGATAAATTACTCTATGATGATAACAACAATCAGAGCACATTTAGTGGTTTCTTGCTTTTTGTTACGTGATTTCAAACAGTTGCAAACATCCAACCATGCTTAGTTGGATTCAGAACTTTGAACTATAACACCGGGCTTGTTTCATGTGTTCCTCATTTCTACTGTGTGCTGGGGAAAACTGCTTTCCTATGCATCTTATGAGCAACACAGAGCCAATTGTTCCTCTAAGATACTTTAAGTCTTTATAGCTCACGTCATCACTAAGACGTGTGACTGCTTTAATTGTTGCAGTGTGAGAAAGGAGTTGGGGTCTGCTGGTGCCACCTGCAGGTTGCTCAACATCTTCCATGATCATCATTTTCACGCAAATCTGTTGCATCATTCTTACTCTCCAAAATGTAAATCTACTACGTTGCTCTATCCTGTACACAGAgatgttgttttctgtctgtcctgtTGCTCTTTCTTTaagtttctttcacttttttatgttaaagGGATTCTCTTTATCTTATTTGAAGGTCTAGGAAAACAGGAGTCATTGTTGTAGAGACTGTGAAGCCCAATGAAGTAAATTTATAATTGGTTTGAATGAGAGTGGCTTGGCTGAAATCaatttatgttttcagtttttatttattaattttattcattgCACTGCTTACCACAGCTGTTCATTGTAAGCCTCGatttatttgtctttgattttctttgttgaTGAATGTAGAATTTCTTTTGTCTTGGTGTTCTAGCATATTTTTCCTCTGGATGTggttatgtttttctttggacCAGATAGCAGTGGTAACAAGGCAAAGCAAGTTCTCTCTGACATTAAAGACGCTGTTTGAAtcttgatttttatttacatatcgTATTGTATCTGTAATTTATTTAGGTCTCTGTTGGGTTGTTAATCTCAAACATCTGTCTGGATTAAATAAAGATTCATTGACAACATGTGTTTAAAGTAGGGACTAAcatttgcaaacttttgcagtttaaaactacattttaatgtaaaaatccCAGTTGAGTACAGGAATGAGACTCAAACACACGTTCTCAAACACACTTTATATTTTGTCCACAAGATGGCAGTGTAGGCAAAGTGTACATGAATAAAAGTCGGAGCGGGGGCGGGAGGGGGCGGTGGTAGTGACTCAAGTTTTACTGCATAGGGCTTCATAAAATCGTCATTATCTAGTGTTTTATAGTCTCAAAATTTTCACTTGCATCAACTTCTCCACAAACAAACTTATCCAATATTTAAGGGCAGACTGATAGATTTTACTGATAGACATTTTACGCAGCATAAACTGTTGATTATAGGGTCATCGGCCCTGACAGATGGCCATGCCGATATGAAAAATACGTGACCTGAAGATACAGTGAGGGAAGATGAGAAGCATGATGGGATAAGCTGGACCACAATGTGATTTCTCATCCCCGCACCCCTCACCCCACCAGACCCCTTACCCTCTTCCAGTCTCTGGACTTTTTTCACATCACAGTTTGGCACATGTCCAATAAAACAATTAGCAACTATGGGAAACTCAGCCCTGGTCTCATGCAGACCCCTCCCTCCTTTTCCTATTTCTCTTCCTCGCTCGTTCTCTGCAGCTGGCCCCAGGAGAGAGGCGGCCAAGTTTATTTTCACCACGGTGGTCCCTTTGGGGTGGTGGCGAGGCCCCTGCCACGCCACCGCTGATGTATTAGGTGAGGGTCCTTCAGGAGATGTCGGTGCGACTCTTTTATCACTACACCACTCAGTCTTATTTTGTTACAGAAAAAGATACTTGGTACTGTTCTATTTACTTGGATAAATATAATGAGTAAGTGTAACTGCAGCCAGCCAATACAAGTCCTATGATGAATAAAGCAGGAGCCATGCTTAATTAAttagcataaaataaatatctccatgacaactgaAAAACCTGCATCTGTTGGTAGACCAGACGACAAGATGCCACTGAaagctaaacaaacaaacaaacaaacaaacaaacaaaaccggTTGGACAGgttattttgtaaaactttttttcaagGTCTCACAATCAGTGTATGTATAGCTAAAATTAAtatacatta contains:
- the LOC137102949 gene encoding uncharacterized protein; translation: MNNTMSLPMLFVLLCLLVPWGCVVRANEGGESQLVNFLENKMQTLDPDTRADQSTEQKNTTLDIWMELRMLRDMVVEQKVEMRHMEARLKETEMQADEQKVDLILTKTTLEELKKDSTVIKERLKNSEKQGEDLKRENTDQKAQIEILRSRLDATERKMEELKVDLKNQAVKLLSTMARVAASENELQLLQPRIDNMEAQSTVQEVEVSALKERMNTTESAVDFLMKENSKVAFYAALKDSKHVGPYNTPTVLKFSKIFTNVGKAYSPTTGFFTAPVKGVCYFRFTVCSNTADNKLMAVQLFHNGKSIMFNVLGSIEDHFNYISNAVILELNIGDELHMVLPEDKLLYDDNNNQSTFSGFLLFVT